The Achromobacter deleyi region GAATGGGGCGATCCCGCCAACGACCAGGTGCTGCTCTGCGTCCATGGCCTGACCCGCAGCGGCCGCGACTTCGATGCGCTGGCCCGCCGGCTGGCCAACCGCTATCGCGTCGTCTGCCCGGACGTGGTCGGGCGCGGCCGTTCGGACTGGCTGGTCAATCCTGCGTATTACACGGTGCCCCAGTACCTGTCGGACATGGTGACCTTGATCGCGCGCCTGCGGCCGGCGCGCCTGTCCTGGGTGGGCACGTCGATGGGCGGGCTGATCGGCATGGCGCTGTCGGGCGCGGCGGTATTCGCGAAGGCCATGCTGGCCATGCGCACGCACGCGGGCATGCTGCCGCCCGCGCAGGGCATCCGCTTCGACAAGCTGGTGCTCAACGACGTGGGGCCGCGCCTGGAGAACGGCGCCTTGTCGCGCATCGGCCAGTATGTGGGCGAGACCGGCGAGTTCGCGACGTTCGAAGAGGCCGTGGCCACGATGCGCGCCAATTCGGAAACCTTCGGGCCGCACACCGACGCGCAATGGGCGGAGCTGGCGAAGTACCTGTATCCCGAACAGGGCGGAAAATGGGTCAAGCACTATGACCTGGCGATTGCCCAGGCGCTGGCCGCCCAGACTCCCGAAGAACTGGCCGCGGGCGAACATATCCTGTGGCGCTCCTATGACGCCATCGATTGCCCGGTGCTGATCGTACGCGGCGAACTGTCCGACCTGCTGACGCGCGCGACCTTCGATGAAATGCTCAAGCGCAACCCGCGCGCGCAGGCCCACGAGGTGCGCGGCGTGGGCCACGCGCCCACGCTGATCTCGGACGACCAGCTGGATCCGGTGGCGAATTTCCTGTTGGCCTGAGCCGGGCGCGGATATATAGGGACGGCACGGCGCTATGCGCGGTGCCGGGCCTTCTCTACAATAGCCCCATGAAAGCGCCCACCCCCAATATTGATCTGCATTGCCATTCCACCGTGTCGGACGGCGCCCTTGCGCCCGGGGAAGTGGCGCAGCGGGCGCACGCCAACGGCGTGGATGTCTGGGCCTTGACCGACCACGACGAAGTGGGCGGCCTGGCCGAAGCCGCCGGCGCGGCCCGGGACCTGGGCATGCGCTTTGCCACCGGCGTCGAGATCTCCGTGACCTGGGCCGGGCTGACGGTGCATATCGTCGGCCTGCGGTTCGATCCTGAAAACACTGCCCTCGTCGAGGGCTTGCGCAAGACCCGCTCCGGCCGCGCCGAACGGGCCAGGCGCATCGGCGATCGCCTGGCGGACATGGGCATGCCCGGCGCCTACGAAGGCGCGCTGCCGTTCGCCGGCAACCCCGAATTGATCAGCCGCACGCACTTCGCGCGCTACCTGGTGCAAGCCGGCTATTGCCCGGACGTCCAGGCGGTGTTCACCCGGCATCTGGGCGACGACCGGCCCGGCCATGTGCCCATGCAATGGGCCACGCTGGCCGAGGCGGTGGGCTGGATCCGCGGCGCGGGCGGCCAGGCCGTCATTGCGCATCCGGGCCGCTACAAGTACACGCCCTTGCAGTTTGCCGCGCTGTTCGACGAATTCCTGCAACTGGGCGGCGTGGGGATAGAGGTCACCACGGGCAGCCACACGGTCGAAGAAGCGCGCCAGTACGCCGACGTGGCGCGCCGGTATGGGTTTCTCGCCTCGCGCGGGTCGGACTTCCACAGTCCCAAGGAAAGCCGGGTGGACCTGGGCCGCTTGCCGGCCCTGCCATCCGACTTGAAGCCGGTCTGGCACGACTGGTTCTGACGCGGGCGGTATCCGCCGCCCATCCTGCAAGCCATCGCTAGTGATCGCGCCGTCGCGGCGCAACCGCCATGAACAAAGCCTTTGTTAAAGAGTCCGACCAGGACGACGACGACGATCTGCCGCAAGCCCAAGCCTTGCCGGCGGGCACGAAGAACTACATCACCCCGGAAGGGTACGAGCGCCTGCGCGCCGAACTCACGCACCTGATGAACGTGGAGCGTCCGTCCGTGGTTCAGGTGGTGTCCTGGGCCGCGTCCAACGGCGACCGCTCGGAAAACGGCGACTACCTCTACGGCAAGAAGCGCCTGCGCGAGATCGACCGGCGCATGCGCTTTCTGACCAAGCGGCTGGACATCGCCGAGGTCGTGGACCCAAAGGCCCAGCCCAACCGCGACCAGGCCTTCTTCGGCGCGACGGTCAACTACGTGGACAAGGCGGGCGAAGAGCACACCGTCACCATCGTGGGCGTGGACGAGGCGGAACCCCTGGCCGGCAAGATCAGCTGGATCTCCCCCGTGGCGCGGGCCTTGATCAAGGCCCGGGAAGGCGACACGGTCGTGCTGCGCACGCCGGGCGGCATCGACGAGCTGGATATCCTGGAAGTCCGCTATCCGGACTAGGAAAAAAATAACGGGCGCCGGCTTGTGACCGGCGCCCGTCTGGTGGGCGGGATCTGACGTCCCTGCCTCGGTTGGCGGCTTGCGCCGCCGGTTCCCCTGGGGCTTGCTGCGAATCCGTTGCGGGCTTACTTCTTGCGTGCGGCGATGGACTTTTCGGCCGTATTGACCAGGTCTTCGCCGATCTGCTTCTTCCACTTTTCGTAGACGGGCTTGGTGACCTTCACGAAGGCATCGTGGTCCGCTTGCGACAACGAGGTCACGGTGACGCCGTGGCCGGCGATTTCCTTCAGCAGCGACGGGTCTTCAGGCGTGACGCCCTTGCGCGCGATCACGATCTGCTGCTTGCCGGCGTCCAGGGCGGCCTGGCGCACGATGTCGCGGTCCTTTTCCGACCAGGAATTCCAGACCTCGCGGTTGACCACGAAGATCAGCGGGTCGGCCACGTAGTTCCACAGCGTCAGGTACTTCTGGCCCACGGTGTAGAGCTTGGACCCGGTGTAGATCGACAGGGGGTTTTCCTGGCCGTCGACCGCACCGCTGGCCAGCGCCGGTTGCGCGTCCGCCCAGCTCATCTGCGTGGGATTGGCGCCCAGGGCGGTGAACGTGTCGATGTACAGCGGCGAACCCACCACGCGCAGCTTCATGCCCTTCATGTCTTCGGGCTTCTTGATCTCGCGCTTGGAGTTGCTGACCTGGCGGTAGCCGTTCTCGCCCCAGGCCAGCGGCACCACGCCGGCCTTTTCAATGAGCTTGAACATTTCCTTGCCCACGTCGCCCTGCACCAGCGCGTCGATGGCGGCGTAGTCGGGCATCAGGAAGGGCAGGGAGAACAGGTTGAGCTGCTTGACCTGCGGCGACCAGTTGATGGTGGAGCCGACGGCCATGTCGATCACGCCCTGGCGGATGGCGGTGAATTCGCGGGTCTGGTCGCCCTGGACCAGCGAGGTGCCGGGATAGACCTTGATGTTGATGCGGCCCTGCGTGCGCTCGCGCACCAGGTCGGACCAGATTACAGCGCCCTGGCCCCACGGGAAGGTGGTGCCGACGACGATGGAGAGCTTGTACTCGGGCTTGTAGGTTTGCGCGTGCGCGGGCGCCATGCCCACCACGGCGGCGGCGCACAGCGCGGCCCCGATCAAGTTGCGGAATTTCATGTTGCGTCTCCTCTCTTTGCGAGTCTGTCTGTTGTTGTAATGAATATCCGTGCGGCCTTCCGGGCTGCCCCGTCCAGCCTTCTCAATAGCCCAACTTGCGCGGCAGCCACAGCGCCAGCTCAGGGAACACCAGCACCGCGACCAGCACCAGGAACATCGCGCCCAGCAGCCACACCACCCAGCGCACCGTGGACTCCATCGGCACGCGCGCGATGCGGCACGACACCATCAGGTTCACGGCCAGCGGCGGGGTGAACTGGCCCAGCGCCACCTTCAGGGTCAGGATCACGCCGAACCACACCGGATCCCAGCCATAGGCGTTGGCGATGGGCATGAGCAGCGGCACGAAGATCAGGAAGATCGAGATGCCGTCCAGGAACATGCCCACGGTCATCAGCAGCAGGATCAGCAGCGCCAGCACGCCCCATTCGCCCAGGCCGGAATTGACGATGGCGTGGGTGATCGGGTCGATCACGCTGAGGGTGGACAGGGCCCAGGCGAAGATGCCCGCCAGCGTCACGACCAGCATGATGACGGCGGACAGCTCGGCGGCTTCGCGCAGGATGGTGTACAGATCCCGGAACTTGATCGTGCGATGGATGAAGCCGCCGACGAACAAGCCATAGAACACGGCCACCACGGCGGCCTCGGTGGGCGTGAACCAACCCATCCGCATGCCGCCCAGGATCAGCACGGGCGCGGCCAGGCCCCACGACGCTTCGCGCAGGCTCTTCCAGAAGGGCGGGCGTGGCAGATGGGCTTCCAGCGCGCCCATCTTGTATTTGCGCGACAGCCAGACGGCCGGGACGATCAGGGCGAAGCCGGCCAGGATGCCGGGAATCATGCCGGCGGCGAACAGGGCGGGCACGGACGCGCCCGGCACCAGCACGGAATAGATGATGAAGGCCACCGACGGCGGAATCAGGATGTCGGTGGCGGCGCCCGCGGCGACCACCGCGGCGGAAAACGAACCCGGATAGCCCGCGCGCGACATGGCGGTGATCATCACCGCGCCCACGGCCGCCGCGCACGCCGGGCCGGAGCCCGATATGCCGCCCAGGAACATGGCCACCGCGATCGACACCAGCGGCAGCATGCCGGGGCCGCGCCCCACGATGGCGATCGCAAAGTCCACCAGCCGCTTGGCCACGCCCGAGCGGTCGAAAATGGATCCCACCAGCACGAACATGGGGATGGCCAGGAGCGGATACTTGGCCAGGCCGGCGTAGAAGTTCTGCGGCACGGTCAAGAGGCCATACCAGGGCGTGTCCAGGTTGGACAGCACGATGGCTACGGTGCCGCCTATGCCCAGCGCCACGCCGACCGGCACGCCGATCAGCATCAGGACGATGAAGACGATGAAGAGGATGGTGGCGATCATTGCCGGGCTTCCCGCTCTGCGCTTCGCGCGATGCGGCGCAGGGTGCCGATGGTGCGCAGCGAGATCGCCGCGGCCATCACCGGCAGCCAGATCGAATACCACCAGGTGGGCACGCCGATCGCGGGCGAGGTCTCCTCGTACATGTATTCGTCCAGCACCAGCTTCACCGACAGCACGGTCAACAGCAGGAAGAACGCCAGCACGCAGCCATTGGAGATCAGCGCCATGATGCGCTGGCGGCGGGGCGAGCCCGAGTCGGCCAGGATCTCGATGCGGATGTGGTGGTTGCGCACAAAGGCCACGCTGCCGCCCGCCATGGTCAGCACGATCAGCAGGAACACCGAGATTTCTTCAGTCCAGGCGAACGACTGGTCGGTGAAATAGCGCACCAGCACGTTCAGGAAGGTAATGATGGCCAGGGTCGCCAGCAGGATCACGGCCAGCCAGTCTTCGATGGCCAGCGGCACCTTCACGGCGGGGTCTGCTTCGATGGGAATGATGGGTTCGACAGGCTCGGCGGGGGCTTCGGGGCGGGGCATGTGAGGCAACGGCCAGCGCGCGGGTAGGCGCTTGATTAGTAGGGTCGCTGCATCCTACCGTTGCCCCGCGAGGGCGGGGCTTCGTGTTTTCCCGCGGTGCGGGGCCGCTGCAACATGGTGCATTGCATCAAGTGCGGGCAGCCGGACGCCAGGCACGATGGACAAACCGGGACCGTGCCAATGCTTTATCGGAATGCTGCTTTGCACCATCCCGGCGCGGCGGTCTTGGAATTCTTTTGTAACAATAGCCAAAACCGGGGCGCGGAACCCTTCTTGAACAACGGCTCCGGGAAAACCCCTTAAACGGGTAAAATCGATTTTCTTTGCACCTCTCTCTATACGGCGCCCGCATCGTGTCCCTAGTTCAGCATCTGCCTGGTTCCTCCGTCCTGTCCTCCTTTCGACGTGATCGCCTTCTGGCGCAACTGAAGGAAGCCGGCCTGCCGGTGGCCGACATATCCGCCCGCTACGAGCACTTCGTCAGCACCGACGCCGCTCTGACGGCCGAACAGCAGCAACACCTGACCCAGCTGCTGGACTACGGCACGCCCAGCACGGCGGACGCGCCGGCCAAGAGCCTGTCCTTGCTGGTGATCCCGCGCCTGGGCACCATTTCCCCGTGGGCCAGCAAGGCCACCGACATCGCGCACAACTGTGGCTTGTCGTCCGTGCACCGCATCGAACGAGGCGTGCGCTACGTGATCACGCCCGAGCGCGGCCTGCTGGGCACCAAGTCCTTCGACGACGCCATGCTGGCCCGCGCGGCGGACTGCCTGCATGACCGCATGACCGAGACCGTGGTGGACGCCAGCTTCGACGGCCAGGCGCTGTTCCAGCCGCTGGCCGGCAAGCCCATGCGCACCGTCGGCGTGCAGGCGCGCGGCGTGGAGGCCCTGGCCGAAGCGAACATCTCGCTGGGCCTGGCCCTGTCCGAAGACGAAATCGAATACCTGGCCAAGTCCTTCACCGACCTGGGGCGCGACCCCACCGACGTGGAGCTGATGATGTTCGCGCAGGCCAACAGCGAACACTGCCGCCACAAGATCTTCAACGCCGAGTGGGTGATCGACGGCCAGGAACAGCCCAACACGCTGTTCGGCATGATCCGCGCCACGCACAAGGCGCAGCCCGAAGGCACCGTGGTGGCCTACTCGGACAACGCCGCCATCATGGAAGGCGGCCCCGCGCAGCGCTTCCAGGCCGGCGTGCCGGGCTTGCCCGGCACGGTGGGCGAGGGCGCCGAAGGCGCCAGGTACATTCGCCGCGACACCATCGTGCATACCCTGATGAAGGTGGAAACGCACAACCACCCGACCGCGATCGCGCCGTTCCCCGGCGCGTCGACCGGCAACGGCGGCGAAATCCGCGACGAAGGCGCCACCGGCCGCGGCTCCAAGCCCAAGGCCGGCCTGACGGGCTTCACCGTTTCGCACCTGCGTTTCGACGACGCCCTGCAGCCCTGGGAAGCCGACCATCACGGCCTGCCCGAGCGCATCGCCTCGCCCTTGTCCATCATGATCGACGGTCCCATCGGCGGCGCGGCGTTCAACAATGAATTCGGCCGGCCCAACCTGCTGGGCTATTTCCGTTCTTTCGAGCAGACCGCCGGCGGCACGCGCTGGGGCTATCACAAGCCCATCATGATCGCGGGCGGCCTGGGCAGCATCGACGCGGGCCTGACGCACAAAGACGTCATTCCTCCCGGCGCGTTGCTGATCCAGCTGGGCGGCCCGGGCTTTCGCATCGGCATGGGCGGCGGCGCCGCCTCCAGCATCAGCATGGGCAGCAATTCGGCCGAACTGGACTTTGATTCGGTCCAGCGCGGCAACCCCGAAATCGAACGCCGCGCACAGGAAGT contains the following coding sequences:
- a CDS encoding TRAP transporter small permease, with translation MPRPEAPAEPVEPIIPIEADPAVKVPLAIEDWLAVILLATLAIITFLNVLVRYFTDQSFAWTEEISVFLLIVLTMAGGSVAFVRNHHIRIEILADSGSPRRQRIMALISNGCVLAFFLLLTVLSVKLVLDEYMYEETSPAIGVPTWWYSIWLPVMAAAISLRTIGTLRRIARSAEREARQ
- a CDS encoding DctP family TRAP transporter solute-binding subunit codes for the protein MKFRNLIGAALCAAAVVGMAPAHAQTYKPEYKLSIVVGTTFPWGQGAVIWSDLVRERTQGRINIKVYPGTSLVQGDQTREFTAIRQGVIDMAVGSTINWSPQVKQLNLFSLPFLMPDYAAIDALVQGDVGKEMFKLIEKAGVVPLAWGENGYRQVSNSKREIKKPEDMKGMKLRVVGSPLYIDTFTALGANPTQMSWADAQPALASGAVDGQENPLSIYTGSKLYTVGQKYLTLWNYVADPLIFVVNREVWNSWSEKDRDIVRQAALDAGKQQIVIARKGVTPEDPSLLKEIAGHGVTVTSLSQADHDAFVKVTKPVYEKWKKQIGEDLVNTAEKSIAARKK
- a CDS encoding 3',5'-nucleoside bisphosphate phosphatase; translation: MKAPTPNIDLHCHSTVSDGALAPGEVAQRAHANGVDVWALTDHDEVGGLAEAAGAARDLGMRFATGVEISVTWAGLTVHIVGLRFDPENTALVEGLRKTRSGRAERARRIGDRLADMGMPGAYEGALPFAGNPELISRTHFARYLVQAGYCPDVQAVFTRHLGDDRPGHVPMQWATLAEAVGWIRGAGGQAVIAHPGRYKYTPLQFAALFDEFLQLGGVGIEVTTGSHTVEEARQYADVARRYGFLASRGSDFHSPKESRVDLGRLPALPSDLKPVWHDWF
- a CDS encoding alpha/beta fold hydrolase, translating into MVDSLEPRLDFVTCASPAGLHRTAYWEWGDPANDQVLLCVHGLTRSGRDFDALARRLANRYRVVCPDVVGRGRSDWLVNPAYYTVPQYLSDMVTLIARLRPARLSWVGTSMGGLIGMALSGAAVFAKAMLAMRTHAGMLPPAQGIRFDKLVLNDVGPRLENGALSRIGQYVGETGEFATFEEAVATMRANSETFGPHTDAQWAELAKYLYPEQGGKWVKHYDLAIAQALAAQTPEELAAGEHILWRSYDAIDCPVLIVRGELSDLLTRATFDEMLKRNPRAQAHEVRGVGHAPTLISDDQLDPVANFLLA
- the greB gene encoding transcription elongation factor GreB, coding for MNKAFVKESDQDDDDDLPQAQALPAGTKNYITPEGYERLRAELTHLMNVERPSVVQVVSWAASNGDRSENGDYLYGKKRLREIDRRMRFLTKRLDIAEVVDPKAQPNRDQAFFGATVNYVDKAGEEHTVTIVGVDEAEPLAGKISWISPVARALIKAREGDTVVLRTPGGIDELDILEVRYPD
- a CDS encoding TRAP transporter large permease; translation: MIATILFIVFIVLMLIGVPVGVALGIGGTVAIVLSNLDTPWYGLLTVPQNFYAGLAKYPLLAIPMFVLVGSIFDRSGVAKRLVDFAIAIVGRGPGMLPLVSIAVAMFLGGISGSGPACAAAVGAVMITAMSRAGYPGSFSAAVVAAGAATDILIPPSVAFIIYSVLVPGASVPALFAAGMIPGILAGFALIVPAVWLSRKYKMGALEAHLPRPPFWKSLREASWGLAAPVLILGGMRMGWFTPTEAAVVAVFYGLFVGGFIHRTIKFRDLYTILREAAELSAVIMLVVTLAGIFAWALSTLSVIDPITHAIVNSGLGEWGVLALLILLLMTVGMFLDGISIFLIFVPLLMPIANAYGWDPVWFGVILTLKVALGQFTPPLAVNLMVSCRIARVPMESTVRWVVWLLGAMFLVLVAVLVFPELALWLPRKLGY